In Corylus avellana chromosome ca2, CavTom2PMs-1.0, the following proteins share a genomic window:
- the LOC132169942 gene encoding disease resistance RPP13-like protein 4, whose product MSKKSPPDSSFQPLDLLSYSKSGPSTPFHIFIDFIMPQFVEQLSKRKQQLSSGKKDEIEKKLIEMENACVILRELEDDVNKEFKDLILQNLDFTFKERTEAAENFSKNECFVDTVNTAWKVVSMLNSRFSSIKEVSPDKLGSRSVKPSRFAKKLELNIENMMSESSTFQEILQVYNGLKDHEWKQNCLLCFSVFSQNSIIKKKALVHWWVGEGFLSCQTDEEKGNDLFQEFIDTGIIERVSKKRRRSLELCRMHPLIRYAVIRLAETKNFIGFHPNGNPTADFSDKKIKRGCLVITEEGYSSLRELTYGFRLKEENVETLFNVNEPYVDLREDSFSKMRNMKVLRLGRYYADLTKKVVEVDDTEFLIKGLKKMKNLRYLSLRGITRVTVLPDSICKLTNLVIVDLHGCHYLERLPEEIGSLTNLTWLDMSGCYLISHMPVGLSKLSKLQVLHGFWIGRQAKERTITPDFCTLATLARKLKYLKKLSINVDARCTDKKLLAEELNSLSEFEKLVSLLVAWSDIHKNDGEAGGSEGTAPKWSTSSGRKTTKHPESTKHAASLAKLELQFLPDPEMPHWVKLFNLEKLQKLYVRGGKLSQLHPVGCEKWKVSILRLLSLSELQMDWRKLRALFPDLKYVQKAKCPKLILFPCDENGEWASGEEETEHA is encoded by the coding sequence ATGTCGAAAAAATCCCCTCCAGATTCTTCATTTCAGCCTTTGGATCTTCTTTCATACTCGAAATCTGGGCCATCGACGCCCTTCCATATATTCATCGATTTCATCATGCCGCAGTTTGTAGAGCAATTATCCAAGAGAAAGCAACAGCTTAGTTCTGGCAAAAAGGACGAAATCGAGAAGAAACTGATTGAAATGGAAAATGCCTGTGTGATACTAAGGGAATTGGAAGACGACGTCAACAAAGAGTTCAAAGATTTGATTCTCCAAAATTTGGACTTTACCTTCAAAGAAAGAACAGAAGCAGCAGAAAATTTCAGCAAAAACGAATGCTTTGTAGATACGGTTAACACAGCCTGGAAAGTTGTCTCAATGTTAAACAGCCGATTCTCTTCAATCAAAGAAGTCTCTCCAGATAAGTTGGGGTCTAGAAGCGTCAAACCTTCCCGATTTGCGAAGAAGTTAGAGCTAAACATCGAAAACATGATGTCTGAGAGCTCAACTTTCCAGGAGATTCTGCAGGTCTACAATGGTCTAAAAGATCATGAATGGAAGCAGAATTGTTTGCTCTGTTTTTCAGTGTTCTCTCAGAACTCGATCATCAAGAAGAAAGCATTGGTCCACTGGTGGGTCGGCGAGGGGTTCTTATCCTGCCAGACTGACGAGGAGAAGGGCAACGATTTGTTCCAAGAATTTATCGACACAGGCATCATCGAGCGCGTTTCCAAAAAGCGCAGACGAAGCTTGGAGCTTTGCAGGATGCACCCGTTAATTCGGTACGCTGTAATTCGGCTTGCCGAAACAAAAAACTTCATTGGGTTTCACCCAAATGGAAATCCAACTGCAGATTTCTCTGACAAGAAGATTAAGAGGGGGTGCCTGGTAATAACCGAAGAAGGATATTCGTCACTTCGGGAGTTGACTTATGGCTTCCGTCTGAAGGAGGAGAATGTTGAAACTCTGTTCAACGTAAACGAGCCTTACGTTGATTTAAGAGAGGACAGTTTCTCAAAGATGAGGAACATGAAAGTTCTTCGATTGGGTAGATATTATGCGGACTTGACTAAGAAGGTTGTCGAAGTAGATGATACCGAGTTCTTGATCAAaggtttgaagaaaatgaaaaatcttaGATACCTGAGCCTCAGGGGAATCACTAGAGTTACGGTGCTTCCAGATTCAATTTGCAAACTCACCAATCTAGTCATCGTGGACCTCCATGGCTGTCATTATTTAGAGAGACTTCCAGAGGAGATAGGCTCATTGACAAACCTGACATGGCTTGACATGTCTGGGTGTTACTTGATTAGCCACATGCCTGTTGGACTTTCTAAGCTCTCAAAACTCCAAGTCCTTCATGGATTTTGGATTGGGAGACAAGCCAAAGAAAGGACGATTACTCCGGATTTCTGCACGCTCGCTACTTTGGCGCGGAAGCTGAAATATTTGAAGAAGTTGAGCATAAATGTAGACGCAAGGTGTACGGACAAAAAACTCCTAGCGGAAGAGCTGAATTCTTTATCCGAATTTGAAAAGCTCGTGTCGTTATTAGTAGCATGGTCAGATATTCACAAAAACGACGGCGAGGCTGGCGGTTCCGAAGGGACAGCTCCTAAGTGGTCGACGTCCAGTGGACGCAAAACTACCAAGCATCCGGAATCTACCAAGCATGCAGCTTCTTTAGCGAAACTGGAGCTTCAGTTTCTCCCTGATCCTGAGATGCCTCATTGGGTGAAGCTCTTCAACCTGGAGAAGCTGCAGAAGCTCTATGTAAGGGGAGGAAAGCTGTCTCAGCTGCATCCAGTGGGGTGCGAGAAATGGAAGGTCAGCATTCTCCGCTTGCTGTCGTTGAGTGAATTGCAGATGGATTGGCGGAAACTGCGAGCACTGTTTCCAGACTTGAAATACGTGCAGAAGGCAAAATGTCCTAAACTCATTTTGTTCCCGTGTGACGAGAATGGGGAGTGGGCAAGCGGGGAAGAAGAAACAGAGCATGCATAA